The following nucleotide sequence is from Pochonia chlamydosporia 170 chromosome 4, whole genome shotgun sequence.
TCGCAATCTTGTTAAGTTGATCGTTAGGAATGGTAGGTAGCAGCTCGGCAGCCGTttccatgtcttctcgaAGAACCAAAGTCTGGTACTCAAGAACGGGAAGTGAGAGAGCAAACGATGTGACATTCACATCCTTGTCTGCCAAGTAGATTTTTGAGTCCCGTTGAATGTAACCCAGGACGTACATGGGCTTGTCGAAGTGTGATACAGTGTAGGTCTGGTCACCAACCAGATAATTCAAGCGGTTGGTGCTGTTAGTATACAGGAAGCAGTCTCCTACCCATTCGCCAGTTCGGACGCTGCAATGCATTGTCAGTACTCCAGATGTCCTGGTCAACAACAGAATAGCGGGGGTCATAGCTTACGTCTCACTAATATCCGTGATGACTTCGAATgcagcctcaacaccatcatcttcaacttggccggCCTGGACAGCCTCGACATAGTTCTCCCGAGAGAATCGCAGAACATAGCAGCTGTCTTCACAAGCGATGGCAACCAACTCTCCACTCTCTGACCAGTAGACATGCTTGGGCTCAACTTCAATCCTGCGTACCAAACCGCCGGTGGCCCAGTCGAAGAATGAAATGCCGCCTTGTCCAGTAACACCCAAAAGAATACCCCCAGTAAGCCCATCAGCCTGGAAGCCAACATCGAGACCGCCGCTCTTCTCCACAAAATTCTTGTAGATCTTGACGCTCATTGCCGACTCACGAATGGCAAAGTCGTTGCTGTTCTCCTTAGAACCCCAGACAAAGTCCAGAGCAGATCCAAAAGCCTTGTTACGCCAGGCTAAAGCGGTGTAAATGATGTATTCGCCATCTCCGCAAACCGCAACGAATCGGCCGTTCGGTGAATGGATCAAAGTTTGGGGGTACACTTCACATGTGCCCAGATCCTTGGTGGGAAGTGAGATGGGTTCATTATCCTTGATCGAGGCATCCCCCTTGATTATAGAAGACACCACTTCATTATGCCTCGCCCAAATAAGCTTACCCGAGGCATCCATGGAGACCGCAGGCTCCTCACGACCCAATTTAACGACGACGGCGCCATCATCGTAACCTACAGCGATACCCTGCTTACCCTTCTGATAAGAGACACACCATGCCCGTTCCAGACTATAGTTCAAAGATTGCTCGAATCGATAGGTGTTCGCATGCCAGATGCGAATAGTGCCGTCCTCggaaccagacacaatgaCAGGAAGTTCGGGGTGGTAGCAAGCGAAGGATACATTGTTGGTGTGGCCTTCGAGGGTAGCAATCAGGGATTTAGTGGTGTAGTCCCAGACTTTGACAGTTCGATCATCGGAAGTGGTGAGGAGATAAGGCTTATCGGAGTGAGGGTAGTAGTCGACGTGATTGACACCTTTGCTCTCGTGAGCTTCCAGAGTGAagttggcggtggaggaacCAAGGCTCCAAATCTTGACGGTGCGATCCAAGCATGCAGAGGCAAAGGTGTTAGTGTCCTTGGGATTGATGGCGATACCCATGACATAGTGGCTGTGTCCTTCAAAGACTTGGACACACTTCCAGCCCTTGTCCCAATCCCACAGCTTGATTGTCATATCATCGGACGCGGTCAAGATGAATGGAAGAGTTGGGTGAACAGCAATGGCGCGGATATAATCGGGGTGCGCTTCGAATTGGGCAACCTTTTCCGAGGTGTTGTAGTTGTACACGCGTATTTGGAAATCATCGGAGCCGCACACAATCCAGTTCTTGCGTGCGACGAATCGGCCAGCCCGGACAGGTACCTCGGTCAGCTCGAATGTCTTGACCGTTTGTTGGGTCTCGTATGACCAAATGTAGACATGGCCTAGAATACAAGAGGTGAGATGAGTATGCGCAACTTTTTGAGACGCGTGATCAGTCGATCGTGTGGAATCAGTGCCTACCGCTATAGAGTGTAGTGAGGATCCACGGCTCCTGAGGATGAAAGTCGACGCCCTTCACTCGCTCGCTGCGAGCGTACAGCTGGCGCTACAAGATGGAGACACAAGTCAGCGGTAATAGTTCACGATTTGACTTTCTTTCTGTGGAAGGGGAATCCGTCCATGAGAGGCGGTGGGAATGTGGAGTGGACATCAGAGCTCGAGACTGCTCTGCCCATCCACGGAAACGCCCATTGCAGCAGGCAATCATACTGCTATACTAACCTTGACGTccagcttcatgatggcaatATGTATCGCACGCTACCAATGACCGTTGTCAAAGACGAGGAAGTCGGTAAAGGGGGAGAAAGTTATGTAGTTGGTGGGGTTCGTAAGACGGGAGTTCCTAATATCGTGGCAGCCACCATGCAGATGCAAGTTGATAGGAATCAGCTTTCGCAAGTTAATTGAAGCGTTGTAATGGCAGTGCTCGTGAGAAGAAGCGGAGATGCTGCTGCGGCATCGAATGAATCAATGGTCGTTTGGCAGCGGGCGCAGACAGCTCTCGGCTTGTTGGCTTCAGACCGGAGGACAAGGGAGCTCCGTCGAAAATGTGTCCAAATTGTCCCAGTGGTTGTTGTCACGGACCAAATGACCCTCATCGATGTGCCAGGCTGGCACCTGCCAACAGACCAATGAAAGTGGGCGAGTGGCGCCTGGATTGTCAGGTATCAACCCCTTTTTAGCGCGGGGCGGCTGCAATTGTGCGTGCAGGCAGGTTCAGTGGAGCGGGAGAGATaaggaccagacttgaaaaGCTGGCAGAGAGTGAGTGCAGGGTGACTGATTGAGTTAGATACCATTGCTGGAATACATACCCATACTATCCACGGAATTGATGTTCTAATTGCTAGGGAATTTAGTGGTTGGCATGTTGGCAGCTTCAATGCTCCCTCTGCTCTTTGACAAAAGCTCCAATAGTTAGTTTCGCATGTTTCTGAACCACTCAATAGG
It contains:
- a CDS encoding coatomer beta' subunit (similar to Aspergillus terreus NIH2624 XP_001208877.1): MKLDVKRQLYARSERVKGVDFHPQEPWILTTLYSGHVYIWSYETQQTVKTFELTEVPVRAGRFVARKNWIVCGSDDFQIRVYNYNTSEKVAQFEAHPDYIRAIAVHPTLPFILTASDDMTIKLWDWDKGWKCVQVFEGHSHYVMGIAINPKDTNTFASACLDRTVKIWSLGSSTANFTLEAHESKGVNHVDYYPHSDKPYLLTTSDDRTVKVWDYTTKSLIATLEGHTNNVSFACYHPELPVIVSGSEDGTIRIWHANTYRFEQSLNYSLERAWCVSYQKGKQGIAVGYDDGAVVVKLGREEPAVSMDASGKLIWARHNEVVSSIIKGDASIKDNEPISLPTKDLGTCEVYPQTLIHSPNGRFVAVCGDGEYIIYTALAWRNKAFGSALDFVWGSKENSNDFAIRESAMSVKIYKNFVEKSGGLDVGFQADGLTGGILLGVTGQGGISFFDWATGGLVRRIEVEPKHVYWSESGELVAIACEDSCYVLRFSRENYVEAVQAGQVEDDGVEAAFEVITDISETVRTGEWVGDCFLYTNSTNRLNYLVGDQTYTVSHFDKPMYVLGYIQRDSKIYLADKDVNVTSFALSLPVLEYQTLVLREDMETAAELLPTIPNDQLNKIARFLEGQGHKELALEVASDPEHKFELALALNQLDTALELARAADVEHKWKTVGDSALAAWDVALAAECFTHAKDMGSLLLLHSSTGDREGLSALAKQAQDANAHNIAFSCSWLLGDVDNCIEILTKTGRLAEAVLFSQTYKPSSTTPIVREWKESLEKSKKGRVAKLIGVPEDDDDLFPQWDAWLKAETEGGSVADIPAETNGNEADADEEEKPDAEEEEEDDE